A single Streptomyces sp. 2114.4 DNA region contains:
- a CDS encoding helix-turn-helix domain-containing protein, with the protein MPRRSYDQYCAVARALDAVGDRWTLLIVRELLGGSRRYTDLHADLPGVSTDMLASRLKDMERDGLVTRRRLAPPSAAFVYELTPRGRALLPALTALADWGAPALDEKRPTDAVRAHWFAVPLVARLARHFAEGVDVVGIALDEGEFHVVLGGGGAGGDGPRSDGPDGGSGSADGRPGYADGPAERPDVRLRMDTATCAEIAYDRLSLAQGIESGRIVVTWPEVSGERRRRTRTATA; encoded by the coding sequence ATGCCGCGCCGAAGTTATGACCAGTACTGCGCCGTTGCCCGAGCCCTGGACGCCGTGGGCGACCGCTGGACGCTGCTGATCGTCCGGGAGCTGCTGGGCGGCTCCCGGCGCTACACCGATCTGCACGCCGATCTGCCGGGCGTCAGCACCGACATGCTCGCCTCCCGCCTCAAGGACATGGAGCGGGACGGCCTGGTCACCCGCCGCCGGCTCGCCCCACCCTCAGCCGCCTTCGTCTACGAACTCACCCCCCGTGGCCGCGCGCTGCTGCCCGCGCTGACCGCCCTCGCCGACTGGGGCGCCCCCGCCCTCGACGAGAAGCGCCCGACGGACGCGGTGCGGGCCCACTGGTTCGCCGTGCCCCTCGTCGCCCGGCTGGCCCGGCACTTCGCGGAGGGCGTCGACGTGGTCGGTATCGCCCTCGACGAGGGCGAGTTCCATGTCGTCCTCGGGGGCGGCGGAGCGGGGGGCGACGGCCCGCGCTCCGACGGTCCGGACGGCGGGTCCGGCTCCGCGGACGGCCGGCCCGGTTATGCGGACGGCCCCGCCGAACGCCCCGACGTGCGGCTGCGGATGGACACCGCGACCTGCGCCGAGATCGCGTACGATCGCCTCTCCCTCGCGCAGGGCATCGAATCCGGCCGGATCGTGGTCACCTGGCCCGAGGTGTCCGGCGAGCGGCGGCGACGAACGAGGACGGCAACGGCATGA
- a CDS encoding NADPH:quinone oxidoreductase family protein, producing MKAWRVHANGEPRAVMRLEEVPDPQPGPGQLLLRVRAANVNFPDALLCRGQYQVRPPLPFTPGVEICGEVIAAGEGAAGETGARVLAQPPLPDGGFAELAVVDAATVRPAPEALDDAEAAALHIGYQTGWFGLHRRARLQAGETLLVHAAAGGVGSAAVQLGKAAGARVIGVVGGEDKARTARELGCDLVLDRRHDDVIGAVKEATGGRGADVVYDPVGGEAYAKSVKCIAFEGRIIVVGFAGGAIPTPALNHALVKNYAILGLHWGLYNTKDPAAVDACHEELAKLAAQGAVKPLIGGRFPLEGAAEAVQRVADGTSTGRLVILPTAEETR from the coding sequence GTGAAGGCATGGCGCGTACACGCGAACGGTGAGCCGCGTGCAGTGATGCGGCTGGAGGAGGTGCCGGACCCGCAGCCGGGACCGGGGCAGCTGCTGCTGCGGGTGCGGGCCGCCAACGTCAACTTCCCCGACGCCCTGCTGTGCCGCGGCCAGTACCAGGTCCGGCCGCCGCTGCCGTTCACCCCCGGCGTGGAGATCTGCGGCGAGGTGATCGCCGCGGGGGAGGGGGCGGCCGGTGAGACCGGGGCGCGGGTGCTGGCCCAGCCGCCGCTGCCCGACGGCGGATTCGCCGAACTCGCCGTTGTCGACGCGGCGACGGTCCGCCCGGCCCCCGAGGCGCTGGACGACGCCGAGGCCGCCGCACTGCACATCGGCTACCAGACCGGCTGGTTCGGACTGCACCGCCGGGCCCGGCTCCAGGCCGGCGAGACCCTGCTCGTGCACGCCGCCGCCGGGGGCGTCGGCAGCGCCGCCGTACAGCTCGGCAAGGCCGCGGGTGCGCGGGTCATCGGTGTCGTGGGCGGCGAGGACAAGGCCCGCACCGCCCGCGAACTGGGCTGCGATCTCGTCCTCGACCGGCGCCACGACGACGTCATCGGTGCCGTGAAGGAGGCCACCGGCGGCCGTGGCGCGGATGTGGTCTACGACCCGGTGGGCGGTGAGGCCTATGCCAAGTCCGTCAAGTGCATCGCCTTCGAGGGCCGGATCATCGTCGTCGGCTTCGCCGGCGGCGCCATCCCCACTCCGGCTCTCAACCACGCGCTGGTGAAGAACTACGCGATCCTGGGCCTGCACTGGGGCCTCTACAACACCAAGGACCCGGCCGCGGTCGACGCCTGCCACGAGGAGCTGGCCAAGCTCGCCGCGCAGGGCGCCGTCAAGCCGCTCATCGGCGGCAGGTTCCCCTTGGAGGGCGCCGCCGAAGCCGTCCAGCGGGTCGCGGACGGTACGTCCACCGGCCGGCTCGTCATCCTGCCCACGGCCGAGGAGACCCGATGA
- a CDS encoding acyl-CoA dehydrogenase family protein translates to MTDAEDLRRRTAELLAAHPPARTGRLDFLRARFDAGLAWVHYPEGLGGLDAPRSLQAVVDAELAAAGAPGNDPGRIGIGLGMAAPTILRFGTDEQKQRLLRPLWTGEEVWCQLFSEPGAGSDLAALATRAVREDGGEAGSAGDWIVDGQKVWTSSAHLARWAILIARTDPGLPKHRGISYFICDMTDPGVEVRPLRQITGEAEFNEVFLTGVRIPDSRRLGEVGEGWKVAQTTLMNERVAIGGARIPREGGMIGVAAAGWRARPELRTHDLHQRLLTLWVEAEVARLTGERLRQQLSPTLHSVRAGGAPTGQPGPEGSGMKLAFARLAQEISGWEVEFLAEDGLTYDDWTMRRPDGVDFTGREAGYRYLRAKGNSIEGGTSEVLLNIVAERVLGLPPEPRTDKDVAWKDLPR, encoded by the coding sequence ATGACCGACGCCGAAGACCTGCGCCGGCGCACCGCCGAGCTGCTGGCCGCACACCCTCCGGCCCGTACCGGACGACTCGACTTCCTGCGCGCCCGCTTCGACGCCGGACTGGCCTGGGTCCACTACCCCGAAGGCCTCGGCGGGCTGGACGCGCCACGCTCCCTGCAAGCGGTCGTGGACGCGGAGTTGGCCGCCGCCGGCGCCCCCGGCAACGACCCCGGCCGCATCGGCATCGGCCTCGGCATGGCCGCGCCCACCATCCTGCGCTTCGGCACCGACGAGCAGAAGCAGCGTCTGCTGCGCCCGCTGTGGACCGGCGAGGAGGTGTGGTGCCAGCTGTTCAGCGAGCCCGGCGCCGGCTCCGATCTCGCGGCCCTGGCGACCCGCGCGGTCCGGGAAGACGGGGGCGAAGCCGGCAGTGCGGGCGACTGGATCGTGGACGGCCAGAAGGTCTGGACGTCCAGCGCCCATCTGGCCCGCTGGGCGATCCTGATCGCCCGTACCGACCCCGGCCTGCCCAAGCACCGCGGCATCAGCTACTTCATCTGCGATATGACCGACCCCGGCGTCGAGGTGCGTCCGCTGCGGCAGATCACCGGCGAGGCCGAGTTCAACGAGGTCTTCCTCACCGGCGTCCGCATCCCCGACAGCCGTCGCCTCGGCGAGGTCGGCGAGGGCTGGAAAGTCGCCCAGACCACGCTGATGAACGAGCGGGTGGCCATCGGCGGCGCCCGCATCCCGCGCGAAGGCGGGATGATCGGTGTGGCCGCCGCCGGCTGGCGCGCGCGGCCCGAGCTGCGCACCCACGATCTGCACCAGCGGCTGCTGACGCTGTGGGTGGAGGCCGAGGTCGCCCGGCTGACCGGCGAACGGCTGCGCCAGCAGCTCTCCCCCACTCTCCACTCCGTTCGAGCGGGAGGTGCCCCCACCGGCCAGCCCGGCCCCGAGGGCAGCGGGATGAAGCTGGCCTTCGCCCGGCTCGCCCAGGAGATCAGCGGCTGGGAGGTGGAATTCCTGGCCGAGGACGGTCTGACCTACGACGACTGGACGATGCGCCGCCCCGACGGGGTCGACTTCACCGGCCGCGAGGCCGGCTACCGCTATCTGCGCGCCAAGGGGAACTCCATCGAAGGAGGAACCTCGGAAGTGCTGCTCAACATCGTCGCCGAACGTGTGCTGGGGCTGCCGCCCGAGCCGCGCACCGACAAGGACGTCGCGTGGAAGGACCTCCCCCGATGA
- a CDS encoding acyl-CoA dehydrogenase family protein has translation MNDGTPLNGTPAADPDLLYSAEEDALRDAVRSLLADRSGPATVLAGVESKAAYDTGLWRALATDIGAAGLLVPEKLGGAGASAREAAVVLEETGRCVAPVPYLTSAVIGVTTLLGCDLGQADVAAPLAALAGGNAVGVLAVPLPTAPYGPATPTVRAAADGALTGRVTSVADAAGAELLLVPAEGPNGPALYAVEAAADGVRTDPVTPLDLTRPLGHLTFDGAHGRLLATGDRARTAVAHALLTGAGLLASEQLGVAEWCLAETVRHTAERTQFGRPVGSFQALKHRMAALWLEVASARAAARNAADALATGSADAPVAVAVAQAYCAPVAVRAAQECIQLHGGIGMTWEHPAHLFLKRAKSDELALGSPGRHREALAGLVALDAPQCSTPHSSRRP, from the coding sequence ATGAACGACGGGACACCCCTGAACGGCACCCCGGCAGCCGACCCCGACCTCCTCTACTCCGCGGAGGAGGACGCGCTGCGCGACGCCGTACGGTCGCTGCTCGCCGACCGCAGCGGTCCGGCCACCGTGCTCGCCGGCGTGGAGTCGAAGGCCGCCTACGACACCGGCCTGTGGCGGGCGCTCGCCACGGACATCGGTGCCGCGGGCCTGCTGGTGCCCGAAAAGCTCGGCGGAGCGGGCGCGAGCGCCCGCGAGGCCGCCGTGGTGCTGGAGGAGACCGGCCGCTGTGTCGCTCCCGTCCCCTATCTGACCAGCGCCGTCATCGGGGTGACCACCCTGCTCGGCTGCGACCTCGGCCAGGCGGACGTCGCCGCACCGCTCGCCGCGCTCGCCGGGGGCAACGCCGTCGGCGTGCTCGCCGTCCCGCTGCCCACCGCTCCGTACGGGCCGGCCACACCGACCGTACGGGCCGCGGCCGACGGCGCCCTGACCGGCCGGGTCACCTCCGTCGCCGACGCCGCGGGCGCCGAACTCCTCCTGGTCCCGGCCGAGGGCCCCAACGGCCCGGCCCTCTACGCGGTCGAGGCGGCGGCGGACGGTGTCCGCACCGATCCCGTCACCCCGCTCGACCTCACCCGCCCCCTGGGGCACCTCACCTTCGACGGTGCCCATGGCCGGCTCCTGGCGACCGGCGACCGGGCCCGCACCGCCGTCGCCCACGCCCTGCTCACCGGTGCCGGGCTGCTCGCCTCGGAACAACTGGGCGTCGCCGAATGGTGCCTGGCCGAAACCGTGCGCCACACGGCCGAGCGCACCCAGTTCGGCCGCCCCGTCGGCTCGTTCCAGGCGCTCAAGCACCGGATGGCCGCGCTCTGGCTGGAGGTGGCCTCGGCCCGCGCCGCCGCTCGCAATGCCGCGGACGCACTGGCTACCGGCAGCGCCGACGCTCCGGTGGCGGTCGCCGTCGCCCAGGCGTACTGCGCGCCGGTGGCGGTGCGCGCCGCCCAGGAGTGCATCCAGCTGCACGGCGGTATCGGCATGACCTGGGAACACCCGGCCCATCTGTTCCTCAAGCGGGCCAAGAGCGATGAACTCGCCCTGGGGTCGCCGGGGCGGCACCGGGAGGCGCTGGCGGGGCTGGTCGCTCTCGACGCTCCTCAGTGCTCCACGCCCCATAGCTCTCGACGGCCCTGA
- a CDS encoding cell wall hydrolase, protein MRKVTYSGARHPGAPTPECPSYDPAGAGGTPGGAAPDPFADLAGGANCQRYAYAVLRHFGLLIPPLRSAELWADEHATRRAAPPQPLDLVLFDSGQLDGRPAGYGAHVGVHLGPDQVLHLCREVGEPVVWRYADFAARPRYGRFLGAKRAVRTTEP, encoded by the coding sequence CTGCGGAAGGTGACCTACTCGGGCGCCCGCCATCCGGGAGCGCCGACACCTGAATGCCCGTCATACGACCCGGCGGGGGCGGGCGGTACACCCGGCGGCGCCGCCCCTGATCCCTTCGCCGACCTGGCCGGGGGCGCGAACTGCCAGCGCTACGCCTATGCCGTGCTGCGCCACTTCGGCCTGCTGATACCGCCGTTGCGCTCGGCGGAACTCTGGGCGGACGAACACGCAACACGGCGGGCCGCCCCTCCGCAACCGCTGGATCTGGTGCTGTTCGACTCCGGGCAGCTCGACGGCCGGCCGGCGGGGTACGGCGCGCATGTGGGCGTGCACCTGGGGCCCGACCAGGTCCTGCACCTGTGCCGGGAGGTCGGCGAACCCGTCGTATGGCGCTATGCGGACTTCGCGGCGCGCCCGCGCTACGGGAGGTTCCTCGGCGCCAAGCGGGCGGTGCGCACGACGGAGCCCTGA
- a CDS encoding S1 family peptidase: MERRFRKAALWGATVAAVMAAAGPLGPAHAVPRPDPSPPPSPRAMLDAMRRDLGLTAQQVRSRLAQEAAAHRAVDTVRRALSAPPAGMWFDKTTGKLVVAVTGAADAQRVRAAGAVPKTVPHSRATLTALVQQIDRKAGKGVPGVTGWGVDERANGIVVRLDHTGRTARTDAFEEAVRGLGARTKVPVTFERGDRRPRQQGGSVVGGERWMPGSEGICSIGFSVTGPDGFQGFLTAGHCTLTADQPAYGKDGTRMGISNEGGRHSVNDREGDFGLVGVDQQGWTVSSYVAGQGGTPVTVTGSQEGLVGMSICRSGQSSGWHCGEITRVDQTVDYGNTVIDGLSFTNACSAPGDSGGSYVTQPNAPMAIGMHSGGGAATCGNFGGATVTIFQPVGEPLAKWNLRLKTGSP; encoded by the coding sequence ATGGAACGCCGCTTCCGCAAGGCAGCTCTCTGGGGCGCGACCGTTGCCGCCGTCATGGCGGCCGCCGGCCCGCTCGGCCCGGCGCATGCCGTGCCGCGGCCCGACCCGTCGCCCCCGCCCTCGCCGCGCGCCATGCTCGATGCGATGCGCCGGGACCTCGGGCTGACGGCACAGCAGGTGCGCAGCCGGCTCGCCCAGGAGGCCGCGGCGCACCGTGCCGTGGACACCGTGCGTCGGGCGCTCAGCGCACCGCCCGCCGGGATGTGGTTCGACAAGACGACCGGCAAGCTCGTCGTGGCCGTCACCGGCGCCGCCGATGCGCAGCGGGTACGCGCCGCCGGGGCGGTGCCCAAAACGGTGCCGCACAGCCGGGCCACGCTCACGGCACTGGTGCAGCAGATCGACCGGAAGGCCGGCAAGGGCGTGCCGGGCGTCACCGGGTGGGGTGTGGACGAGCGCGCCAACGGCATCGTGGTCCGTCTCGACCACACCGGGCGCACCGCCCGCACCGATGCCTTCGAGGAGGCCGTCCGCGGTCTCGGGGCGCGCACGAAGGTACCCGTCACCTTCGAACGCGGCGACCGGCGACCACGTCAGCAGGGCGGCTCGGTGGTGGGCGGCGAGCGGTGGATGCCCGGCAGTGAGGGCATCTGCTCGATCGGCTTCTCGGTGACCGGGCCGGACGGCTTCCAGGGGTTCCTGACGGCCGGTCACTGCACCCTCACCGCCGACCAGCCCGCGTACGGCAAGGACGGCACCCGCATGGGGATCTCCAACGAGGGCGGCCGGCACAGCGTCAACGACCGTGAGGGCGACTTCGGGCTGGTGGGGGTCGACCAGCAGGGCTGGACCGTCAGCTCGTACGTTGCGGGCCAGGGCGGTACGCCGGTCACCGTCACCGGTTCCCAGGAGGGCCTGGTGGGCATGTCGATCTGCCGCTCCGGGCAGAGCAGCGGCTGGCACTGCGGAGAGATCACCCGGGTCGACCAGACCGTGGACTACGGCAACACGGTCATCGACGGTCTCTCGTTCACCAACGCCTGCTCGGCGCCGGGCGATTCGGGCGGTTCGTACGTCACCCAGCCCAACGCCCCGATGGCGATCGGCATGCACTCCGGTGGCGGCGCCGCCACCTGCGGCAACTTCGGCGGTGCCACCGTCACCATTTTCCAGCCGGTCGGGGAGCCGCTGGCCAAGTGGAATCTGAGGCTGAAGACGGGCAGCCCGTGA
- a CDS encoding thioesterase family protein, producing the protein MRGYETDTQGHLNQSVYLQYAEHARWSLLQASGIRQSTMVERRVGPVTVETTIRYRRELRAGDEAEVSCAFVWGEGKTFRIEQTVRTTDGTVAAEVSAVCGLLDLTERKLLKDPRAAFRELADDPSLLGLTDG; encoded by the coding sequence GTGCGCGGCTACGAAACGGACACCCAGGGCCATCTCAACCAGAGCGTCTATCTGCAGTACGCCGAGCACGCCCGCTGGTCGCTGCTGCAGGCGAGCGGCATCCGCCAGAGCACGATGGTGGAGCGGCGGGTCGGCCCGGTGACCGTCGAGACCACCATCCGCTATCGGCGCGAACTGCGGGCCGGTGACGAGGCCGAGGTGAGCTGTGCCTTCGTCTGGGGCGAGGGCAAGACCTTCCGGATCGAACAGACCGTCCGCACGACGGACGGCACGGTGGCCGCCGAGGTGAGCGCCGTCTGCGGGCTGCTCGACCTCACCGAGCGCAAGCTTCTCAAGGATCCGCGAGCGGCCTTCCGCGAGCTGGCCGACGACCCCTCGCTGCTGGGTCTCACCGACGGCTGA
- a CDS encoding LodA/GoxA family CTQ-dependent oxidase: MDTQIAQVKIHPAIGIARVGNSDQQPFIGPESPDQPVLPPGSYKDSSGKVIRQAARFRVYGYNRAGEVVRELKLGEGDVTEIKWSVHLANKKSAWYQFHLALDIKEAAGLPPAQLQRRNFDVKGDERKKLVIDAGNKTIRASQHETASLSGKIMDRQVPLGSLSTQPDGRLLVVGGVGKSASYATPEKPISGVANNDTWYDDVSDGPVTAEVTIGGVTKTASPAWAVVAPPHYAPGVKTVRTLYDVLYDVFLAEHTLSTVQEISYPDHVEPLLSRFCQLQWVNHGFAAQFGRRGPHDFRDPAMRKRLADPGEASRELRRQIYVQMRDYDRDGTSPVPWPWLYGDAMSSRKPDSVRQHLVISAEQDRVLALWADGHFTSGPPRTGFPNVDEAPPAEQPRLLDRGALENCAADAFHPGCEVTWPMRHKTMYSEPFRILHRTPENPEPDYGDMLTVQDAMGKNGPLYAQGPGDLTRWMAAPWQCDAASCRSGYEVQSGLGPRYSPYLPTFWPAQVPNHVLKDADFTTVNTPPAGSDDSAREKAFERRAVWLRGLTGTQSNAQRRQMVDDWFKFGIVEPREYTVGDGKFPPVIQVESEPGYPPAPDHANLINIQVPEAGVPQLAGVAGTWTGDIPAETVEAMLVQQAVDQVKEATGQPETAIAAGYLEKLDPFHGA; the protein is encoded by the coding sequence ATGGACACGCAGATCGCACAGGTGAAGATCCACCCCGCCATAGGCATAGCCCGGGTCGGCAACAGTGACCAACAGCCCTTCATAGGCCCCGAGTCGCCCGACCAGCCGGTACTGCCGCCCGGCTCGTACAAGGACAGCTCGGGCAAGGTCATCCGGCAGGCCGCCCGCTTCCGCGTCTACGGCTACAACCGGGCGGGCGAGGTCGTCAGGGAACTCAAACTGGGCGAGGGGGACGTCACCGAGATCAAGTGGTCGGTGCACCTGGCCAACAAGAAGTCCGCCTGGTACCAGTTCCACCTCGCGCTCGACATCAAAGAAGCCGCCGGTCTGCCGCCGGCACAGCTGCAGCGCCGGAACTTCGACGTCAAGGGAGACGAGCGGAAGAAACTCGTCATCGATGCCGGCAACAAGACGATCCGCGCCTCCCAGCACGAGACCGCCTCCCTCTCCGGGAAGATCATGGACCGGCAGGTCCCCCTGGGCTCGCTCTCCACCCAGCCCGACGGCCGCCTGCTGGTCGTCGGAGGTGTCGGGAAGTCGGCCTCCTACGCCACCCCCGAGAAGCCGATCTCCGGCGTCGCCAACAACGACACCTGGTACGACGACGTCTCCGACGGACCGGTCACGGCGGAGGTCACCATCGGGGGCGTCACGAAGACCGCGAGCCCCGCCTGGGCCGTGGTGGCCCCGCCGCACTACGCACCCGGTGTGAAGACCGTCCGCACCTTGTACGACGTGCTCTATGACGTGTTCCTCGCCGAGCACACGCTGTCCACCGTGCAGGAGATCTCCTACCCGGACCACGTCGAGCCGCTGCTGAGCCGGTTCTGCCAGCTCCAGTGGGTCAACCACGGCTTCGCCGCCCAGTTCGGCCGGCGCGGCCCGCACGACTTCCGCGACCCGGCCATGCGCAAACGGCTCGCCGACCCGGGGGAGGCCAGCCGGGAGCTCCGCCGCCAGATCTACGTCCAGATGCGCGACTACGACCGGGACGGCACGTCCCCGGTGCCCTGGCCCTGGCTCTACGGCGACGCCATGTCCAGCCGCAAACCCGATTCGGTGCGGCAGCACCTCGTGATCTCCGCCGAGCAGGACCGGGTGCTGGCCCTGTGGGCCGACGGCCACTTCACCTCCGGCCCGCCCCGTACGGGCTTCCCGAACGTGGACGAGGCGCCCCCGGCCGAACAGCCGCGGCTGCTGGACCGCGGCGCGCTGGAGAACTGCGCCGCCGACGCCTTCCACCCGGGCTGCGAGGTCACCTGGCCGATGCGGCACAAGACCATGTACTCCGAGCCGTTCCGCATCCTGCACCGCACACCGGAGAACCCGGAGCCCGACTACGGCGACATGCTCACCGTCCAGGACGCCATGGGCAAGAACGGCCCGCTGTACGCGCAGGGGCCGGGCGACCTCACGCGCTGGATGGCCGCCCCCTGGCAGTGCGACGCGGCGAGCTGCCGCTCCGGCTACGAGGTGCAATCCGGGCTCGGCCCCCGCTACAGCCCCTATCTGCCGACGTTCTGGCCCGCCCAGGTGCCCAACCACGTCCTCAAGGACGCCGACTTCACGACCGTCAACACCCCGCCGGCCGGCTCCGACGACAGTGCCAGGGAGAAGGCCTTCGAGAGGAGGGCGGTGTGGCTGCGCGGCCTGACGGGCACCCAGTCCAATGCCCAGCGCCGGCAGATGGTCGACGACTGGTTCAAGTTCGGCATCGTCGAGCCGCGCGAATACACCGTGGGCGACGGGAAGTTCCCCCCGGTCATCCAGGTGGAGTCCGAGCCCGGCTATCCGCCGGCCCCCGACCACGCCAACCTCATCAACATCCAGGTCCCCGAGGCGGGGGTGCCGCAACTGGCCGGTGTGGCCGGTACCTGGACCGGGGACATCCCGGCCGAGACCGTCGAGGCCATGCTCGTGCAGCAGGCGGTCGACCAGGTCAAGGAGGCGACGGGGCAACCCGAGACCGCGATCGCCGCCGGGTACCTGGAGAAGCTCGACCCCTTCCACGGCGCCTGA
- a CDS encoding NAD(P)/FAD-dependent oxidoreductase, which yields MNPVPGCDVVVAGGGPAGCAAALALVRAGRSVLLADAGTGPPKAGEALVSVGRLLLADLGIAEPVLGSGHLPCHGNLSAWGSAELHAVDSLDDPYGHGWHLDRPLFDRRLRDAARAGGAEVAEHTGVRCPSRQPDGTWRLALRDRAGGRERTVRCRWVVDATGRGAAIAIRSGARRRTGDRLTAYHLTLDPAPQTTTDGRSLVESDQDGWWYTALLPSRHRLVAYFTDPDLPSAAARGAERFHDRLLATRHISRRARPHGLTVLQPPRRAPAHSAHLDRVHGDGWTAAGDAAAAFDPLSSQGILTALYTGLSAGQAVHARLHGDPTALPDYAAKVATARAAYQHGHRTVHAQETRWADRPFWARRRRHTRPDPHPTKGETSA from the coding sequence ATGAACCCCGTACCGGGCTGTGACGTGGTGGTCGCCGGCGGTGGCCCGGCCGGCTGTGCCGCCGCGCTCGCCCTCGTACGGGCCGGGCGCAGCGTCCTGCTGGCCGACGCGGGCACCGGCCCGCCCAAGGCCGGCGAGGCGCTGGTGTCCGTGGGGCGGCTGCTCCTGGCCGACCTCGGCATCGCGGAGCCGGTCCTCGGCAGCGGCCATCTGCCCTGCCACGGCAACCTGTCCGCATGGGGTTCGGCCGAACTGCACGCCGTGGACTCCCTCGACGACCCGTACGGCCACGGCTGGCACCTCGACCGGCCGCTCTTCGACCGCCGGCTGCGCGATGCCGCCCGCGCGGGAGGTGCCGAGGTCGCCGAGCACACCGGCGTACGGTGCCCCTCCCGGCAGCCGGACGGCACCTGGCGGCTCGCCCTGCGCGACCGTGCGGGCGGCCGTGAGCGGACGGTCCGCTGCCGCTGGGTGGTGGACGCCACCGGACGGGGCGCCGCGATCGCCATCCGCTCCGGCGCCCGGCGGCGCACCGGGGACCGGCTCACCGCCTACCACCTCACCCTCGACCCGGCCCCGCAGACCACCACCGACGGCCGTTCGCTGGTCGAGTCCGACCAGGACGGCTGGTGGTACACCGCCCTGCTGCCCTCCCGGCACCGGCTGGTCGCCTACTTCACCGACCCCGACCTGCCGTCCGCCGCCGCGCGCGGCGCCGAGCGGTTCCACGACCGCCTGCTGGCCACCCGGCACATCTCCCGCCGGGCCCGCCCGCACGGCCTCACCGTCCTGCAGCCACCCCGCCGCGCCCCCGCGCACAGTGCACATCTGGACCGGGTGCACGGCGACGGCTGGACGGCCGCCGGAGACGCGGCGGCCGCCTTCGACCCGCTCAGCTCCCAGGGCATCCTCACCGCCCTCTACACCGGGCTGAGCGCGGGCCAGGCGGTCCACGCCCGGCTGCACGGCGACCCGACGGCGCTGCCCGACTACGCGGCCAAGGTCGCCACGGCCCGCGCCGCCTACCAGCACGGCCACCGGACCGTGCACGCACAGGAAACCCGCTGGGCCGACCGCCCCTTCTGGGCCCGGCGCCGGCGGCACACCCGACCGGACCCCCACCCGACGAAAGGCGAGACCTCAGCATGA